In the Malaclemys terrapin pileata isolate rMalTer1 chromosome 12, rMalTer1.hap1, whole genome shotgun sequence genome, one interval contains:
- the LOC128846904 gene encoding olfactory receptor 13A1-like isoform X2 — MEPSDHTRVTDFIMQGLFDHPQHQGLIFGLFLCLYTTAILGNSLIIVVIVIHPPLHTPMYFFIANLALVDVVCTSSVLPKMLENLLQEKKTISFDGCMAQLFAFTLSSGTELVLLTAMSYDRYVAICHPLRYVNLMSKEICINLAAGVWAVGTINSLVHTLLMLRLDFCGPNLIQHFFCEIPPVLALSCSSTYLNEIMIFMADIFLAMVNFLLTTVSYSFIIIAIFKIQSSKGKQRAFSTCSSHLLVVSLYYSTIIYTYIRPTSSYSLDKDKMVAIMYTLITPTLNPVIYSLRNNEIKVAIRKIFPFTTK, encoded by the coding sequence ATGGAACCCAGTGATCACACCAGGGTGACCGATTTCATCATGCAGGGTCTCTTTGACCACCCTCAACATCAAGGGCTGATCTTTGGCCTATTCCTCTGCCTTTATACGACTGCCATCTTGGGCAATTCATTGATCATTGTGGTTATTGTCATCCACCCACCTCTCCACACTCCCATGTACTTCTTCATCGCCAATTTAGCCCTGGTTGATGTTGTGTGCACTTCCTCAGTCCTACCGAAAATGCTGGAAAACCTGTTGCAAGAGAAGAAAACCATCTCCTTTGACGGCTGCATGGCCCAGCTCTTTGCCTTTACTTTGTCATCAGGGACAGAGCTTGTGCTTCTCACTGCTATGTCATATGACAGGTATGTTGCAATCTGCCACCCCTTGCGCTATGTCAATCTGATGAGTAAGGAAATTTGCATCAATTTAGCAGCTGGTGTCTGGGCTGTTGGTACCATCAATTCATTAGTGCACACATTACTCATGCTGCGCCTGGATTTCTGCGGACCCAACCTCATCCAACATTTCTTCTGTGAGATCCCACCAGTGTTGGCACTGTCTTGCAGCTCCACCTATCTCAATGAAATCATGATCTTCATGGCTGACATCTTCTTGGCAATGGTGAACTTCCTGCTGACCACCGTGTCCTATAGCTTCATCATCATCGCCATCTTTAAAATCCAGAGCTCCAAAGGGAAGCAGAgagccttttccacctgctcttcCCACCTGCTTGTGGTCTCCTTGTACTACTCCACCATCATCTACACCTACATCCGGCCCACTTCCAGTTACTCGCTGGATAAGGACAAGATGGTGGCCATAATGTACACCCTAATCACTCCCACCCTGAACCCTGTGATCTACAGTCTGCGCAATAACGAGATCAAAGTGGCCATCAGGAAAATCTTTCCATTCACCACAAAATAG
- the LOC128846904 gene encoding olfactory receptor 13A1-like isoform X1 has protein sequence MLLNDTRSWVTDFIMQGLFDHPQHQGLIFGLFLCLYTTAILGNSLIIVVIVIHPPLHTPMYFFIANLALVDVVCTSSVLPKMLENLLQEKKTISFDGCMAQLFAFTLSSGTELVLLTAMSYDRYVAICHPLRYVNLMSKEICINLAAGVWAVGTINSLVHTLLMLRLDFCGPNLIQHFFCEIPPVLALSCSSTYLNEIMIFMADIFLAMVNFLLTTVSYSFIIIAIFKIQSSKGKQRAFSTCSSHLLVVSLYYSTIIYTYIRPTSSYSLDKDKMVAIMYTLITPTLNPVIYSLRNNEIKVAIRKIFPFTTK, from the exons ATGCTACTCAATGATACCAGAAGCTG GGTGACCGATTTCATCATGCAGGGTCTCTTTGACCACCCTCAACATCAAGGGCTGATCTTTGGCCTATTCCTCTGCCTTTATACGACTGCCATCTTGGGCAATTCATTGATCATTGTGGTTATTGTCATCCACCCACCTCTCCACACTCCCATGTACTTCTTCATCGCCAATTTAGCCCTGGTTGATGTTGTGTGCACTTCCTCAGTCCTACCGAAAATGCTGGAAAACCTGTTGCAAGAGAAGAAAACCATCTCCTTTGACGGCTGCATGGCCCAGCTCTTTGCCTTTACTTTGTCATCAGGGACAGAGCTTGTGCTTCTCACTGCTATGTCATATGACAGGTATGTTGCAATCTGCCACCCCTTGCGCTATGTCAATCTGATGAGTAAGGAAATTTGCATCAATTTAGCAGCTGGTGTCTGGGCTGTTGGTACCATCAATTCATTAGTGCACACATTACTCATGCTGCGCCTGGATTTCTGCGGACCCAACCTCATCCAACATTTCTTCTGTGAGATCCCACCAGTGTTGGCACTGTCTTGCAGCTCCACCTATCTCAATGAAATCATGATCTTCATGGCTGACATCTTCTTGGCAATGGTGAACTTCCTGCTGACCACCGTGTCCTATAGCTTCATCATCATCGCCATCTTTAAAATCCAGAGCTCCAAAGGGAAGCAGAgagccttttccacctgctcttcCCACCTGCTTGTGGTCTCCTTGTACTACTCCACCATCATCTACACCTACATCCGGCCCACTTCCAGTTACTCGCTGGATAAGGACAAGATGGTGGCCATAATGTACACCCTAATCACTCCCACCCTGAACCCTGTGATCTACAGTCTGCGCAATAACGAGATCAAAGTGGCCATCAGGAAAATCTTTCCATTCACCACAAAATAG